A genomic segment from Streptosporangium roseum DSM 43021 encodes:
- a CDS encoding gamma carbonic anhydrase family protein: MDTSPYIATLDGGATPQIHPEAYIAPGAVVVGRVRLGRAANVWYGSVLRGDDELIEVGEECNIQDLCCLHADPREPAVLEPRVSLGHKAMVHGAHVETGALVGIGAIVLGGARIGAGSLVAAGALVGPGKKIPAGVLVAGVPGRIVRELTDDDRASFARTPGNYMAKAARHRAAVPVTGDAGTDR; encoded by the coding sequence ATGGACACCAGCCCCTACATCGCCACCCTCGACGGTGGCGCGACCCCCCAGATCCACCCAGAAGCCTACATAGCACCCGGCGCGGTGGTCGTCGGCCGGGTACGCCTCGGCCGTGCCGCCAACGTCTGGTACGGCTCGGTCCTCCGCGGTGACGACGAGCTCATCGAGGTCGGCGAGGAGTGCAACATCCAGGACCTGTGCTGCCTGCACGCCGACCCCCGCGAACCCGCCGTGCTGGAACCCCGGGTCAGCCTGGGCCACAAGGCCATGGTGCACGGCGCCCACGTGGAGACCGGCGCGCTCGTCGGCATCGGCGCGATCGTGCTCGGCGGGGCCCGGATCGGCGCGGGCTCGCTCGTCGCGGCCGGCGCCCTGGTGGGGCCGGGCAAGAAGATCCCGGCCGGGGTGCTCGTCGCGGGCGTGCCCGGAAGGATCGTCCGCGAGCTCACCGACGACGACCGCGCCTCCTTCGCCCGCACCCCCGGCAACTACATGGCCAAGGCGGCGCGGCACCGGGCGGCCGTCCCCGTCACGGGCGACGCGGGTACGGATCGCTGA
- a CDS encoding metal-sensitive transcriptional regulator encodes MHGYSGDKQAYLTRLRRIEGQIRGLQRMVEEDAYCIDVLTQVSAATRALQAVALGLLEDHVRHCVADAISTGGPEAEEKVKEASAAIARLVRS; translated from the coding sequence ATGCATGGGTACAGCGGAGACAAGCAGGCTTATCTGACCCGGCTGCGGCGGATCGAGGGGCAGATCAGGGGCCTGCAGCGGATGGTCGAAGAGGATGCCTACTGCATCGACGTGCTGACACAGGTGTCAGCCGCCACGCGGGCGCTCCAGGCGGTGGCGCTCGGCCTGCTGGAGGACCACGTCAGGCACTGCGTCGCCGACGCGATCAGCACCGGCGGCCCCGAGGCGGAGGAGAAGGTCAAGGAGGCCTCGGCGGCGATCGCCCGGCTCGTCCGTTCGTGA
- a CDS encoding TetR family transcriptional regulator, protein MSERPADDAGERPASGRPAGERPESGRRRPGRRPGSADTRGQILAAARETFSEKGFDKATIRGIARQAGVDPALVHHYFASKEGMFVAAMELPVNPDEVIPMIMNGPREEIGERLTRFVLTMTSEAGARQPVLALVRTAMTNDRVVSMVREFLTHAIVNRVAEGLGIPAIRMEVAFAQLFGVVLMRYVVKLEPLASAEIEELVELLAPTIQRYLDGS, encoded by the coding sequence GTGAGCGAACGACCCGCGGACGACGCGGGAGAACGACCGGCGAGCGGGCGGCCCGCGGGCGAGCGGCCCGAGAGCGGCAGGAGGCGTCCCGGGCGCAGGCCCGGGTCGGCGGACACGCGCGGGCAGATCCTCGCGGCCGCCCGCGAGACCTTCTCGGAGAAGGGGTTCGACAAGGCGACCATCCGGGGCATCGCCCGCCAGGCGGGGGTGGACCCGGCGCTGGTCCATCACTACTTCGCGAGCAAGGAGGGGATGTTCGTCGCGGCCATGGAGCTGCCGGTCAACCCCGACGAGGTCATTCCGATGATCATGAACGGGCCGCGCGAGGAGATCGGCGAGCGGCTGACCCGGTTCGTCCTGACGATGACCTCGGAGGCCGGGGCCCGCCAGCCCGTGCTGGCGCTGGTCCGCACCGCGATGACCAACGACCGGGTGGTCTCGATGGTCCGCGAGTTCCTCACGCACGCGATCGTGAACCGGGTCGCGGAGGGCCTCGGGATTCCGGCGATCCGGATGGAGGTGGCCTTCGCCCAGCTCTTCGGGGTGGTCCTGATGCGCTACGTCGTCAAGCTGGAGCCGCTCGCCTCGGCCGAGATCGAGGAGCTGGTGGAGCTGCTCGCCCCCACGATCCAGCGCTATCTCGACGGATCCTGA
- a CDS encoding glycosyltransferase has product MRICLLVPSVYGMRGDVRSVVNLAGELAERHQVEIISVRRHRERPFFPVEPEVTLSWLVDAQPGVRHLLPQGQMRTEVALWRRLRALKADVIISTRPGLSVQVARHAPRDAVRIAREWGRPPVPGPIKRFYPRLDAVATATERSRQEWDDLLAGGIEVGLIPDALPAGPWPRSRMDNRIVAAGGRLVPGKAYDRLIRAFATIAGRRPDWRLRLYGGGPEDRRLRDLVQDLNLHNHVYFMGTTSDLTGEFAKASIVATTSRTEVLGMTVIEAMASGVPVIGFDSPRGPGEFVTDGRSGVLVPEGGDEIEAYASALLALIDDERRRRELAAGALGAAAAHSAPSVAEQWEKLIAATSR; this is encoded by the coding sequence GTGAGGATCTGCCTGCTTGTCCCCTCCGTCTACGGCATGCGGGGTGATGTCCGGTCGGTCGTCAACCTCGCGGGGGAGCTGGCCGAACGCCACCAGGTCGAGATCATCAGCGTCCGGCGCCACCGGGAGCGGCCGTTCTTCCCGGTGGAGCCGGAGGTGACGCTGTCCTGGCTGGTCGACGCCCAGCCCGGCGTGCGGCACCTGCTGCCGCAGGGGCAGATGCGCACCGAGGTCGCGCTGTGGCGGCGGCTGCGCGCGCTCAAGGCCGATGTGATCATCAGCACCAGGCCGGGGCTGAGCGTCCAGGTGGCCAGGCACGCGCCCCGCGACGCCGTACGGATCGCCCGGGAGTGGGGCCGCCCGCCGGTGCCCGGACCGATCAAGAGGTTCTACCCCCGCCTGGACGCGGTCGCCACGGCCACCGAGAGGAGCCGTCAGGAGTGGGACGACCTGCTGGCGGGCGGCATCGAGGTCGGGCTGATCCCGGACGCGCTCCCCGCCGGTCCCTGGCCTCGCTCGCGGATGGACAACCGCATCGTCGCGGCGGGCGGACGCTTGGTGCCGGGGAAGGCCTACGACCGGCTGATCCGCGCGTTCGCCACCATCGCCGGCAGGCGTCCCGACTGGCGGCTGCGCCTGTACGGCGGCGGCCCGGAGGACAGGCGCCTGCGCGACCTGGTCCAGGACCTGAACCTGCACAACCACGTCTACTTCATGGGCACGACCTCCGATCTGACCGGCGAGTTCGCCAAGGCGTCGATCGTGGCGACGACCTCCCGGACCGAGGTGCTCGGGATGACCGTGATCGAGGCGATGGCCAGCGGGGTGCCGGTGATCGGCTTCGACAGCCCGAGGGGGCCGGGCGAGTTCGTGACCGACGGCCGCAGCGGGGTCCTGGTCCCCGAGGGCGGGGACGAGATCGAGGCGTACGCGTCGGCGCTGCTCGCGCTCATCGACGACGAGCGCCGGCGCCGGGAGCTCGCGGCCGGGGCGCTGGGGGCCGCGGCGGCCCATTCGGCGCCTTCTGTGGCCGAGCAGTGGGAGAAACTGATCGCGGCTACCTCCCGCTGA
- a CDS encoding (Fe-S)-binding protein, with protein sequence MLWVAIIGLVMTAVAVALAARRVLFLYQLATVGPPAPERIEYAKNNVGDEIKAQLVEVFGQKKLLKWTASGTAHFFVMWAFFILATVYLEAYGSLIQGAITGTPDFHIPLIGTWAVLGFLQDFIAVAALIGLIAFAVIRIKNSPKKLGRRSRFSGSHLGGAWLVLFMIFNVIWTMFLFRGAAFNTGNLPYASGAFASEATAALLRPMGASANEALEHVGLLLHIGVMLVFLVIVVNSKHLHIFTAPLNVMFSRRPDGNGPAQPMRIDGKVVDFEDEDLDGDRLGRGKIEDTTWKGFLDFYTCTECGRCQSQCPAWNTDKPLSPKMLILDQRDHAFKVAPYLTATQDQRADLHEDVLALLDKPLVGEDGVIHPDVLWSCTNCGACVEQCPVDIEHIDHILDMRRYQVMVESNFPSEAGVMVKNLENKGNPWGMSEMKRADWIEELAGREVDPIEVQLIDEKMPEDTEYLFWVGCAGALEDRAKKTTKAVAELLHVAGVKFAVLGPMEACTGDPARRLGMEYLFDMLAKQNIETLNEAGVKKIVATCPHCFNTLANEYPQLGGTYEVVHHTQLLAKLVDEGKLVPVTPIEEKITYHDPCFLGRHNKVYSQPRDIMAKVPGVQAQEMHRHKERGFCCGAGGARMWMEERLGKRINTERVDEALTTDPDTISTACPFCLVMLGDSINEKKNTGEAKETLEVVDVSQLLIKSIKGQPVEAS encoded by the coding sequence GTGCTCTGGGTAGCGATCATCGGGCTGGTCATGACAGCCGTCGCGGTCGCGCTTGCCGCGCGCCGTGTGCTGTTCCTCTACCAGCTCGCCACCGTCGGGCCGCCCGCGCCCGAGCGGATCGAATACGCCAAGAACAATGTGGGCGACGAGATCAAGGCCCAGCTCGTCGAGGTCTTCGGGCAGAAGAAGCTGCTCAAGTGGACGGCCTCGGGCACCGCGCACTTCTTCGTCATGTGGGCGTTCTTCATCCTGGCGACCGTCTACCTGGAGGCCTACGGCTCGCTGATCCAGGGTGCGATCACCGGCACGCCCGACTTCCACATCCCGCTCATCGGGACCTGGGCCGTCCTGGGCTTCCTGCAGGACTTCATCGCGGTCGCGGCCCTGATCGGCCTGATCGCCTTCGCGGTCATCAGGATCAAGAACTCGCCCAAGAAGCTCGGCCGCAGGTCCCGCTTCTCCGGCTCGCATCTCGGCGGCGCCTGGCTCGTCCTCTTCATGATCTTCAACGTGATCTGGACGATGTTCCTCTTCCGCGGCGCGGCGTTCAACACCGGCAACCTCCCCTACGCGTCGGGGGCGTTCGCCTCCGAGGCCACCGCCGCCCTGCTGCGTCCGATGGGCGCCTCGGCCAACGAGGCCCTGGAGCACGTCGGGCTGCTCCTGCACATCGGCGTCATGCTGGTGTTCCTGGTCATCGTGGTGAACTCCAAGCACCTGCACATCTTCACCGCGCCGCTGAACGTGATGTTCTCCCGCCGCCCGGACGGCAACGGCCCCGCCCAGCCGATGCGGATCGACGGCAAGGTCGTCGACTTCGAGGACGAGGACCTCGACGGCGACAGGCTGGGGCGCGGCAAGATCGAGGACACCACCTGGAAGGGTTTCCTCGACTTCTACACCTGCACCGAGTGCGGTCGCTGCCAGTCGCAGTGCCCGGCCTGGAACACCGACAAGCCGCTGTCGCCGAAGATGCTCATCCTCGACCAGCGCGACCACGCCTTCAAGGTCGCCCCGTACCTGACGGCCACCCAGGACCAGCGCGCCGACCTGCACGAGGACGTGCTGGCCCTGCTGGACAAGCCCCTGGTCGGCGAGGACGGCGTCATCCATCCGGACGTGCTGTGGTCCTGCACCAACTGCGGTGCCTGCGTCGAGCAGTGCCCGGTGGACATCGAGCACATCGACCACATCCTCGACATGCGCCGCTACCAGGTGATGGTGGAGTCGAACTTCCCGTCCGAGGCCGGCGTCATGGTCAAGAACCTTGAGAACAAGGGCAACCCGTGGGGGATGTCCGAGATGAAGCGGGCCGACTGGATCGAGGAGCTCGCCGGGCGCGAGGTCGACCCGATCGAGGTCCAGCTCATCGACGAGAAGATGCCCGAGGACACCGAATACCTGTTCTGGGTCGGCTGTGCCGGAGCCCTGGAGGACCGGGCCAAGAAGACCACCAAGGCGGTCGCGGAGCTGCTGCACGTGGCGGGGGTGAAGTTCGCGGTGCTCGGCCCGATGGAGGCCTGCACCGGCGACCCGGCCCGCCGCCTGGGCATGGAGTACCTCTTCGACATGCTGGCCAAGCAGAACATCGAGACGCTGAACGAGGCCGGGGTCAAGAAGATCGTCGCCACCTGCCCGCACTGCTTCAACACCCTCGCCAACGAGTATCCGCAGCTCGGCGGGACCTACGAGGTCGTCCACCACACCCAGCTCCTGGCCAAGCTGGTGGACGAGGGCAAGCTGGTCCCGGTCACGCCGATCGAGGAGAAGATCACCTACCACGACCCGTGCTTCCTCGGCCGCCACAACAAGGTGTACTCCCAGCCCCGCGACATCATGGCCAAGGTCCCGGGCGTGCAGGCCCAGGAGATGCACCGCCACAAGGAGCGCGGGTTCTGCTGCGGCGCCGGCGGCGCGCGGATGTGGATGGAGGAGCGGCTCGGCAAGCGCATCAACACCGAGCGCGTGGACGAGGCGCTGACCACCGACCCCGACACCATCTCCACCGCCTGCCCGTTCTGCCTGGTCATGTTGGGCGACTCGATCAACGAGAAGAAGAACACGGGCGAGGCGAAGGAGACGCTGGAGGTCGTGGACGTCTCCCAGCTTCTGATCAAGTCCATCAAGGGACAGCCCGTCGAGGCGTCCTGA